The nucleotide sequence AAGCTGCTGCTCGAGGGCGAACCGGTCCTGGTCTCCAAGCTGTTCCCGTACGAGCCGCTGCGGACGTCGGCGCTGCGGTCGGTGCGGGCCATCCGCGACAAGACCCGCGAACTGGCCGAAGATCGCGGCATCGCGGTCTGCTACCTCGCCGTCGGCATCGCGACCTGGGCGAACCCGTTCGCGGCGCGCCGGCCGACCGCGCCGGTCATGCTGCGCTCGGCGGTCGTCGAGGCGCGCGACCCGGCCGAGACCGACTTCGCCATCACCATCGCCGACGACCCCCTGGTCAACCCGGTCCTGCTGTGGGCGCTGGACTCCCAGCTCGGGCTGCGCTTCGCTACCGACGACCTGCGTGACCCGGCCGGCCGGATGCGGTACGCGACGGTGGTCGAGCGGCTGCGCGAGTTCGCCCCGCCGCACGTCGTCGACGGGTTCGCCATCGCGCACCGGGCGGTGCTCGCGACGTTCACCACGGTCCCGCTGGCGCTCACCCGCGACCTCGCCGCGCTCGGCGTCGACCTGCAGGCCAACGACGTCGTCGCCGCGCTGGCCGGCGACTCCGCCGCACTGTCCGCCGTCGCGCGCACCGGCGCGCCCGCCGAGCCGCGCTATCGCGTCTTCGACACCGACAGCGAGCAGGACGAAGTGGTCGCGGCCGCCGTCGGCGACGGTCACCTGCGGGTCGCCGCCGCACCCGGCACCGGCCGCACGCAGACCGTTGCGGCGCTGGTGTCCGAGCTGGTCGGACGGGGTCAGCGGGTGCTCGTCGTGGGCGAGAAGCGGGCCGTCCTCGACGACCTCGTCGCGCGGCTCGACTCCGTCGGCCTGCGCGATGTCGTGCTGGACGCGGGGCGCACGGCCCCCTCTGTCGCCGTCCAGCAGATCGCCGAGACCGCCCGCCGGCTGCGGCAGGCGCGGGCCGGCGAGTTCGAGCACATCACGCCCGGCACGGCCGCCACGCTGGCCGCGGACCTCGACGCCTATCGCGACGCGATCCACGCGATCCGCCAGCCGTGGGGGTCGACGGCGCACGAGGCGATGGTGCTGGTCGCGACGGCACAGGAGTTCGCCCGGACCCCCGCCCGGGTCGACCCCGACGTGCTCGGCCGGGCGGGCAGCACGGCGCACGTCCGGCTGCAGTTGCGCGACTTCGCCAACATCGAAGGCCTGACGCTGACCGAGACCGGCTCGCCGTGGTTCGGCTCCGACGTCCCCGACATCCGGGCCGCCGACGCGCTGCTCGGCACCGTCACCGAGCTGCGTGAACGGGCGCTGCCGCGGCTGAAGAACGCCGCCACCCGGGCCGCCGTCGAGGTCGGCCTGGCCGGGCCGGGCACCGTCGCGGAATGCCTCGAGACCGTCGAGCTGCTCGCGTCGGTCGGGCGGACCGTCGAGACGCTCGGCGCGCAGATCTGGGACGAGCCGCTCGACGAGCTGGCCGCCGCCACCGGCGACCGCGCCTACCGCACGTCGCACGACTCCGCGACCGGCTTCTTCGCCCGCCGCAAGCTGCGCAAACGGCTCGCCGACCTGACCGGCAAGGCCGGCCGCCAGCACCGTCCGCGGCAGCACGAGGGCCTGATCGCCGCGCGGCAGCAGCTGGCGACGTGGCGCGAGCGGTCCCGCGACGGCAAGCCGCCGCGCACCGGGCCGCACCTGGCCAACGCCGTCGACGCCGCGAAGGGCGTCCGGCACGCGCTGGCCACGCTGGCCGACGGCAACCCGCGCACCGCCGACCTCGAGCACCTGTCCTTCGCCGACGTCGCGAAGCGGCTGGACGAGCTGATCGCCGACAGCGGTCACCTGCGCTCGCTGCCGCGGCTGTACGAGCTGCAGGCGGAGCTGTCCGCGGCCGGGCTCGACGACCTGATCGCCGAGCTGCGGCGTCGCGGCATGGGCGCGGACCAGGTCGAGGCGGTCTTCGACTACGCGTGGTACTCCTCGCTGCTGGACCTGTGGCGCTCCACCGACCCCGCGCTCGGCCGGTTCGACCGGTACGCGCACGAGCGGCGGCTGGAGGAGTTCCGCGCCGCCGACATGGTCGAGGTGCGCTCCGCCGCCGGCCGGGTGCTCGAGGCGCGGCGGGCCCGGTTCGCCGCCGCCGCCGGGCAGCACGAGGGCCAGGCCGCCGTCCTCACGGAGTCGTCCGACAGCGCGCTGCCGGCCACGCCGCGCGCGCTGGTCGAAGAGGCGCCGGAGCTGGCTCTGGCGACGGTGCCGTGCTGGGTGACGTCGCCGCTGTCCGTCGCCGACCTGCTGCCGCCGCGGCCGCTGTTCGACGTGGTCGTCGTCGAGGACGCCGGCCGGCTCGCCGTCGCCGAGGCCGTCCCGGCGCTGGCCCGCGGCGCGCGCATCGTGCTCGTCGGCGACGACGACATCGCGCGGCCGCCGTTCACGACCGCCGTCGAGCCCGCGCCTGACCCCGACTCGCAGGAAGGCCCGTGGGCGCAGGACCCACCGCGCTCCGTCGTCGACCTGCTCCGTGACGCGCTGCCGGAACGGCTGCTCACCGGGCAGCACCGGGTGCGCGACGACCGCCTCGTCGGCTTCGCCGCCCGCACGACGCACGCCGCCCGGCTCACGACCGTCCCCGGCGTCGGCGGCGCGGACCGCGTCACCATGGAGCTCGTCGACTCCGACCCGATCGCCGACGACCCCGTCGACAGCTCGTCCGACGAGGTCAGCCGGGTCGTCGAGCTGATCCTCGACCACGTCCGCAAGCGCCCGCACGAGAGTCTCGGCGTCGTGACGCTCGGGCCGCGGCACGCCGAGCGGCTGGACGTCGCGCTGCGGCACGCGCTGATCCGCGCCCCCGAGGTCGCGCCCCACCTGCGCGGCGACCGCGCCGAACCGTTCTTCATCAAGGACGTCGAGCGGGTCTCCGGCGACGTGCGCGACGCGATCATCCTGACGCTGGGATACGGGCGGTCGGTCGACGGCCGCATCCTGTACCGGTTCGGGGCGCTGGGCCGTCCCGGCGGCGAGCGGCGGCTGAGCGCGGCGACGTTGTGCTCGCGCGAGCGGCTCACCGTCGTCGCGACCTTCGGCGCCGACGACCTCAGCCCGCGGCGGCTGACGACGCCCGGCGCGCAGGCGCTGGGGCAGTTCCTGGCGTACGTGCAGCAGGGTCCGCAGCCCGACTGGGTCGAGGGGGCGACGGCGGCGCCCGGCCGCTCCGGCGTGCTGGCCGAGACCGTTGCCGAACGCCTCCAGGAGGCCGGCGTCGAGGGCGAGATCGTGCTCGGCCACGGCGGGCCCGGCGGTGTCGCCGTCGCCGTCCGGCACCCCACGAGGCGGTCGCGGTTCGTGCTGGCGATCGACACCGACGGCGAGACCTACGCGGCCCGGCAGGGTGCGCGCGAGCGGGAGCGGCTGCGGCAGGAGCAGTTGACGCGGCTGGGCTGGGCGGTGCACCGCATCTGGTCGGCGGCGTGGGCGGCCGACCCGGATGCCGAGACTGAGCGGCTGCTGGCCGCCTACGAGCAGGCCGTCAAGGACGCCGACGCCTACGACTGGGCGGTCGCGGCGGCCGAGGCCGACATCGTCGCCGGGATGCCTGAGGACGAGCCGGTGCCCGCCCAGGGCGCGGTCGGCGCTCAGCGGCCGCCGGTCGGTCAGCGCTCGGTCGCCGGCCGAGGGTCGAAGGGCAAGGGCTCGCCGGGCTCGCAGGCGTCCGGCCAGGTCGAGCCACTGACCGCGGGCTCGTCGGCTGCTCAGGGGTCGGCAGCGTCCGGCAAGGCCGCGGCTGCGGGCTCGTCAACGGCGCAGGCCTCGGCCTCCGGCCAGGGGACGTCGCCGGCTGGGCAGGACCCGGCGTCCGGCCGTGCCGAGGCCGCGGAATCGGCGGCTGGCGCTCCGTCCAGCGACGACGCCGCTGCGGACGCCCCCACGGACGCCGGCTCGCCGCTCGTCGCGGCGGCTGACGAGGCGGAGCCCGAGCCGGAGCGTCAGGGCAACCGCCCGCTGATCGTCAGCGGGCGCTCGGTCAGCGACTACACCGGCCGCGAACTGGCCGCCCTGGCTCGCTGGACCGAGTCCGACGGCATCGCCCGTCGTGTGGACGACGTGGTCGCGATGCTCGCCACGGACCTCCACCTCGACACCACCGACGCCCGCACCTCCGACGTCCTCCGCCACGCCGTCCGGGTCGCACGCGCCGGTTCACCCGCCGCGTAGCTGCCTCTCATGATCATCAACCGTTGGCGACTCTATGGCGCCCGTTGCGGAATGGCGTGCGGTGCGTGCGTTGCCGAAGAATCTTCGGCAGCCGCCGTTCTCACCGCGACGCTCGATCGCCTTGGCTAGCCTGGTCGTCGCAGGAGGCCGGGCATATCGGGCGCTGTCGCGACGACCAGCCTTGCCAAGGCGGCGCCGAGCTGTCAGCGCGTAACGCGGGCAGGAAGATCTCCCGCTCCGGCGCGGCGACCGCCGAAGCGCAACAGGCTCTATGACGTCGCCAACGGTTTGATGATCATGAGGCGTGATCGCGGTGCCGGACGTGGTCGGCCCAGGCGGAGTCCATCCGCTGCAGGTGGCCGTCCAGCCAGACGAGCCGATCCTGCAACCGCGTGAGTCGCCGGCGCGGTCCGTCCTCGTCCGGGCCGAGGCCGGCCAGCAGTTCGGCGACGATCGCGGCCGACCGGAGCAGCTGCGCCCCGTCATGCACGACCGCGCCGTCGCCGAGATCGTCCGCCGCCCGGAACCAGTGCCGCCGCGACCCCGGCACCCGCAGCTCCCGGACGTCGCCGCGACCGGTCAGCTCGCGGATCGCCGTCGACACGGACCCGGCGCTGGCGCGCAGCTCCGCGGCCAGATCGGCGCTGGACAGCGGCTCGTCCGTCAGCATGAGGACGGCCAGCACCCGGGCGGCCACGCGGCTCCAGCCGGACCGGGCCAGGACGGCGGCCAGGTCATCCGCCGGCGTCATGAGGCGGCCGGTCCGTGGGGAAGAACCAGGTCAGCACCCGGACCGGACGGCTGCCGGCGGGCCGGTCCGGGGCGTGCGCGCGCTGGGAACGGGGGAGTATGTGCTCGTCCAGGAGCTGCAGGTAGGCCGCCTGGAACTCCGCGGCCTCCTCGGCCGTGAGCCAGGTCCAGCAGTCGCTCTCGAGGCTCGCCTCGGCCCAGGCCGGCGGTTCGTCGTGACGGCCGGCTCGCCAGGTGCGGATCGTCCAGGCCTGGCGATCCAACTGCACGTCGTGGACGGCGTCGAGGGCGCGCTCCAGTTCGGCCGTCATGCCCTCGATCCGGCGAGACTCGAGGACGAGTCGCCAGCGCCGGGTGCGCCCGGGGCCGGTGCCGGCCTCCTCGACGTAGCCGTACCGGGCCAGCTGCCGCAGATGCCACGAGCAGTTCGCCGGCGACTCGTTCAGGCGCGCGGACACCTC is from Jiangella alkaliphila and encodes:
- a CDS encoding DUF4011 domain-containing protein, with translation MRSDAVAGPVPTRAELVAHAVERWSGELAALGGRDPLLSYRDLKVGTLDLAAAEPEARKLLLEGEPVLVSKLFPYEPLRTSALRSVRAIRDKTRELAEDRGIAVCYLAVGIATWANPFAARRPTAPVMLRSAVVEARDPAETDFAITIADDPLVNPVLLWALDSQLGLRFATDDLRDPAGRMRYATVVERLREFAPPHVVDGFAIAHRAVLATFTTVPLALTRDLAALGVDLQANDVVAALAGDSAALSAVARTGAPAEPRYRVFDTDSEQDEVVAAAVGDGHLRVAAAPGTGRTQTVAALVSELVGRGQRVLVVGEKRAVLDDLVARLDSVGLRDVVLDAGRTAPSVAVQQIAETARRLRQARAGEFEHITPGTAATLAADLDAYRDAIHAIRQPWGSTAHEAMVLVATAQEFARTPARVDPDVLGRAGSTAHVRLQLRDFANIEGLTLTETGSPWFGSDVPDIRAADALLGTVTELRERALPRLKNAATRAAVEVGLAGPGTVAECLETVELLASVGRTVETLGAQIWDEPLDELAAATGDRAYRTSHDSATGFFARRKLRKRLADLTGKAGRQHRPRQHEGLIAARQQLATWRERSRDGKPPRTGPHLANAVDAAKGVRHALATLADGNPRTADLEHLSFADVAKRLDELIADSGHLRSLPRLYELQAELSAAGLDDLIAELRRRGMGADQVEAVFDYAWYSSLLDLWRSTDPALGRFDRYAHERRLEEFRAADMVEVRSAAGRVLEARRARFAAAAGQHEGQAAVLTESSDSALPATPRALVEEAPELALATVPCWVTSPLSVADLLPPRPLFDVVVVEDAGRLAVAEAVPALARGARIVLVGDDDIARPPFTTAVEPAPDPDSQEGPWAQDPPRSVVDLLRDALPERLLTGQHRVRDDRLVGFAARTTHAARLTTVPGVGGADRVTMELVDSDPIADDPVDSSSDEVSRVVELILDHVRKRPHESLGVVTLGPRHAERLDVALRHALIRAPEVAPHLRGDRAEPFFIKDVERVSGDVRDAIILTLGYGRSVDGRILYRFGALGRPGGERRLSAATLCSRERLTVVATFGADDLSPRRLTTPGAQALGQFLAYVQQGPQPDWVEGATAAPGRSGVLAETVAERLQEAGVEGEIVLGHGGPGGVAVAVRHPTRRSRFVLAIDTDGETYAARQGARERERLRQEQLTRLGWAVHRIWSAAWAADPDAETERLLAAYEQAVKDADAYDWAVAAAEADIVAGMPEDEPVPAQGAVGAQRPPVGQRSVAGRGSKGKGSPGSQASGQVEPLTAGSSAAQGSAASGKAAAAGSSTAQASASGQGTSPAGQDPASGRAEAAESAAGAPSSDDAAADAPTDAGSPLVAAADEAEPEPERQGNRPLIVSGRSVSDYTGRELAALARWTESDGIARRVDDVVAMLATDLHLDTTDARTSDVLRHAVRVARAGSPAA
- a CDS encoding GbsR/MarR family transcriptional regulator, translating into MTPADDLAAVLARSGWSRVAARVLAVLMLTDEPLSSADLAAELRASAGSVSTAIRELTGRGDVRELRVPGSRRHWFRAADDLGDGAVVHDGAQLLRSAAIVAELLAGLGPDEDGPRRRLTRLQDRLVWLDGHLQRMDSAWADHVRHRDHAS
- a CDS encoding winged helix-turn-helix domain-containing protein, translated to MRALAHPLRLALLDLLAELGTATATEVSARLNESPANCSWHLRQLARYGYVEEAGTGPGRTRRWRLVLESRRIEGMTAELERALDAVHDVQLDRQAWTIRTWRAGRHDEPPAWAEASLESDCWTWLTAEEAAEFQAAYLQLLDEHILPRSQRAHAPDRPAGSRPVRVLTWFFPTDRPPHDAGG